A single Aspergillus chevalieri M1 DNA, chromosome 3, nearly complete sequence DNA region contains:
- a CDS encoding rhomboid protease PCP1 (COG:T;~EggNog:ENOG410PNV5;~InterPro:IPR022764,IPR035952;~MEROPS:MER0015472;~PFAM:PF01694;~TransMembrane:4 (i320-337o357-375i436-458o464-483i);~go_component: GO:0016021 - integral component of membrane [Evidence IEA];~go_function: GO:0004252 - serine-type endopeptidase activity [Evidence IEA]) produces MSNVFCVAWRVPCPGLRSLSMSPSIAIPLRSACRDPGTSLPSRYSNYTSRQFFGWLAPFTLSTGRPLCVGSNPPPSVAILARPFSSTRYSLSDSTPPVEHGAQLRPEPFSADEIKSIFGKAKVSPIVANRVLAVLQSRREAGTLDLDLPEDITHSVRKPSLDAALKFLRANYPLDEDAAILARIEREEVEEEQKLIHRAEELGLYKPQSGTYDAERGEKDDPSGKSALLEFRKRNEARILEQEEKKRQEWLEGEQQDLEILKQQAEKNKALQTFENTTALEARPRADPQQRPLLAWIQKHHLRGMDNSVDVSQMTNARRIIPSLAITLLTISLAYVFAQNYEPPLKQDRMFPDTPPAAATAMAIIGLNLGVYLLWKVPPAWRMLNRHFIIVNAWPRATSMIGSVFSHQTLKHLALNMGLLWFIGTRLHDDIGRGNFLALYMAAGALGSFTSLAAHTLLLKDLAATSLGASGAMSSLVAAWCMLHSK; encoded by the exons ATGAGCAATGTATTCTGCGTTGCGTGGCGGGTTCCATGCCCAGGGCTCCGGTCCCTGAGCATGTCCCCGTCCATTGCAATTCCGCTCCGCTCCGCCTGTCGTGATCCCGGCACTTCGCTCCCATCACGGTATTCAAACTATACCAGCCGACAATTTTTCGGATGGCTTGCGCCATTTACCCTCTCCACGGGACGTCCACTCTGTGTCGGATCGAACCCACCTCCTTCAGTTGCGATTCTTGCTAGACCATTCTCATCTACCCGTTATTCGCTATCCGACTCTACCCCTCCGGTTGAACATGGCGCGCAGCTCCGCCCCGAACCGTTCTCTGCTGACGAAATTAAATCGATATTTGGAAAGGCAAAGGTTTCACCTATAGTGGCTAACCGAGTTCTTGCCGTTCTACAAAGTAGACGTGAGGCCGGTACTCTGGATCTCGATCTCCCGGAAGACATAACACATTCGGTCCGCAAGCCTAGTCTCGATGCAGCTCTCAAATTCCTCCGCGCAAACTACCCACTCGACGAGGACGCAGCGATCCTTGCCCGTATTGAGAGGGAAGAAGTGGAGGAGGAGCAAAAGCTTATCCACCGTGCGGAAGAGCTGGGATTGTACAAACCGCAAAGTGGGACTTACGACGCTGAACGGGGCGAGAAGGATGATCCCTCTGGAAAGAGTGCTCTGTTAGAATTTCGCAAGCGGAACGAGGCGCGTATCCTggagcaagaagaaaagaagcgcCAGGAATGGCTTGAGGGTGAACAACAAGACCTTGAGATCCTGAAGCAGCAGGCGGAAAAGAATAAGGCGCTTCAAACGTTTGAAAACACCACAGCTCTGGAAG CTCGACCGCGCGCCGACCCCCAGCAACGTCCGTTACTAGCCTGGATTCAGAAACACCATTTGCGTGGTATGGATAACAGCGTCGACGTATCTCAAATGACCAAT GCCCGCCGGATCATTCCATCTTTGGCGATAACGTTGCTCACCATCAGCCTTGCCTACGTTTTTGCCCAGAACTACGAACCTCCGCTGAAGCAGGATCGCATGTTCCCCGACACccctcctgctgctgcgacGGCCATGGCCATTATTGGCCTGAACCTTGGTGTCTATCTTTTGTGGAAGGTTCCACCGGCTTGGAGAATGCTCAATCGCCATTTTATTATTGTTAACGCTTGGCCTCGCGCAACGAGTATGATTGGAAGTGTTTTTAGTCACCAGACGCTGAAACATCTTGCGTTGAACATGGGTCTTCTGTGGTTTATCGGAACACGAC TACACGACGATATTGGCCGGGGTAACTTTCTAGCCTTATACATGGCAGCCGGTGCCTTGGGCTCATTCACTTCTCTTGCGGCACACACCTTGCTTCTCAAGGATCTAGCCGCGACGTCTCTCGGTGCCAGCGGAGCAATGTCAAGTCTTGTCGCTGCTTGGTGCATGCTCCACTCAAAGTAA
- a CDS encoding Zn(II)2Cys6 transcription factor rglT (COG:S;~EggNog:ENOG410PSCT), translating into MGRPPKKRMRGDDEDTEFGGLPGIEQWPELDSSQSPEENALADGLFPQVYCAPYRVPHAFPHLLSMDNDYGQSLQAHNTGVMEPLPATESPWPDFSSVSAATASSFAKPAGSTDTQSSSSSSAVPQCSCLSYLYLCLSHLSSLSPFPISHHTICSLFIGTKTARDVIRCAECPKTYATGVQNVMLTGTLLNVVADGWLRVSKADPVELGKQAAPPAYVTLLTQSSPNSAESWRQWLHQTVRNAIIGGLVDPAGRVRCSDSPNLLSLVTEFEERQQKWHAGKDAPIWVSPQKSSANFEGQGDLTNGDRQSDEKDYLCLRVIRSIKDVISKFNFEPHEYPDGAHL; encoded by the coding sequence ATGGGACGGCCGCCTAAGAAACGAATGCGTGGAGACGATGAAGACACAGAATTTGGCGGTTTACCGGGAATCGAACAATGGCCAGAGCTTGACAGCTCTCAATCACCTGAAGAAAATGCACTCGCCGATGGTCTCTTCCCTCAAGTCTATTGTGCACCGTATCGAGTGCCGCATGCCTTCCCACATCTATTATCTATGGATAATGAttatggccaatctttgcaaGCACACAACACTGGAGTAATGGAGCCATTGCCCGCTACAGAGAGCCCGTGGCCGGATTTCTCCAGCGTGTCTGCGGCAACGGCTTCGTCTTTCGCAAAACCTGCAGGATCGACTGATACACAGTCCAGTTCTTCTTCCAGTGCCGTGCCACAATGTTCATGCTTATCATACTTATATTTATGTCTCAGCCATCTTTCTTCGTTATCACCTTTCCCGATTTCTCATCACACAATATGCTCGTTGTTTATTGGTACGAAGACGGCCCGGGATGTCATACGTTGCGCGGAATGTCCAAAAACATACGCCACGGGTGTGCAAAATGTTATGCTCACTGGCACTTTACTGAATGTTGTCGCTGATGGATGGTTGCGCGTGTCGAAAGCCGACCCTGTAGAGCTTGGGAAACAGGCTGCCCCGCCTGCCTACGTGACTTTACTAACACAGTCATCCCCAAACTCCGCAGAGAGCTGGAGACAATGGCTTCACCAAACAGTCAGAAATGCTATCATTGGGGGACTAGTTGACCCGGCCGGCCGTGTGCGCTGTTCAGATTCGCCGAATTTACTCTCTCTTGTTACGGAATTCGAGGAGCGTCAACAGAAATGGCATGCAGGGAAAGATGCGCCTATATGGGTGTCTCCACAGAAATCGTCGGCCAACTTTGAGGGTCAGGGTGATCTTACCAACGGTGATCGTCAAAGTGATGAGAAAGATTATCTTTGCCTTCGCGTGATTCGGAGCATCAAAGATGTGATATCCAAATTCAACTTCGAACCGCACGAATATCCAGATGGCGCGCACCTATAA
- a CDS encoding Paf1-complex subunit LEO1 (COG:S;~EggNog:ENOG410PR7S;~InterPro:IPR007149;~PFAM:PF04004;~go_component: GO:0016593 - Cdc73/Paf1 complex [Evidence IEA];~go_process: GO:0006368 - transcription elongation from RNA polymerase II promoter [Evidence IEA];~go_process: GO:0016570 - histone modification [Evidence IEA]), with amino-acid sequence MSSSDEEVVRRPGRSGRAQSPGSEHNNTPVADSMDLDQPNGDGDADLFGSDGDEGGLEELAEDDQPQRRLDDEQLDSGDDEGRYDRTEGRMDYEGGGEGEFGETVNIMDLSLGRAPEPVTTNGEVYTMPVPNFLSFETEEFNPETYVAPPYATAATSLCWRHDPNDAALLQSNARIIQWEDGSMTLQLASAPREQYRISTKALAPLDRSGNYDTKLDSHVYLGAAAETSSVFRLTSHLTHGLTVLPTTMETDDAVQRLQESLAAATRGGKKTADGSAPVIEVKEDPELAKRQAELAEREKLKAARRRQQLADREMDRGRRAGVSRTGGAGLTVGGLEDDDGLLTTRPRTKTARKPNRRGEIHTDDEDYGRRGRTREDEYDEDDGFLVGSDEEPEVGDDDDEEEEVLDEEEDADAEADEDTAAPERPAAKPRGASPEATPAGEASSRKKNRYVVDDEEEEEE; translated from the exons ATGTCCTCATCAGATGAAGAGGTAGTACGTCGTCCAGGACGCTCAGGTCGGGCTCAGAGTCCTGGAAGTGAACACAACAACACCCCAGTCGCAGACAGCATGGATTTAGACCAACCCAATGGCGATGGCGACGCGGATCTCTTTGGCTCAGATGGAGATGAAGGGGGACTGGAAGAACTGGCAGAGGATGA TCAACCCCAGCGAAGACTCGATGATGAGCAATTGGATTCCGGTGACGACGAGGGCCGTTATGATCGAACAGAGGGTCGCATGGATTACGAGGGCGGAGGAGAAGGGGAGTTTGGGGAGACTGTCAACATTATGGACCTGAGCTTGGGTCGAGCGCCAGAGCCAGTGACCACAAATGGAGAG GTCTACACTATGCCTGTTCCCAATTTCCTATCATTTGAAACAGAAGAGTTTAACCCCGAGACCTATGTTGCGCCCCCGTACGCCACTGCAGCTACATCGCTCTGCTGGCGCCATGACCCGAACGATGCCGCCCTCCTACAATCCAATGCTCGCATTATCCAATGGGAAGATGGATCAATGACGCTTCAACTCGCTTCAGCCCCCAGGGAACAGTACAGGATATCAACCAAGGCACTTGCACCTCTTGACCGATCTGGCAACTATGACACCAAGTTGGATTCTCATGTCTACCTGGGCGCGGCCGCGGAAACCTCCTCTGTTTTCAGATTGACTTCACATTTGACACACGGCCTCACCGTTCTTCCAACAACAATGGAGACGGATGATGCCGTCCAGCGACTCCAAGAATCGCTGGCTGCGGCAACCCGCGGTGGCAAAAAGACTGCAGACGGATCGGCACCGGTTATCGAAGTCAAGGAAGACCCCGAACTGGCCAAGCGACAGGCTGAGCTGGCGGAGCGTGAGAAACTGAAGGCAGCTCGCCGGCGCCAGCAACTCGCGGATCGCGAAATGGATCGCGGTCGCCGGGCTGGCGTTTCCCGCACCGGAGGAGCTGGTCTTACTGTGGGCGGAttggaagatgatgacggCCTTCTCACCACGCGACCACGCACGAAGACGGCTCGCAAACCGAACCGTCGCGGCGAAATCCACACGGATGATGAGGATTATGGCCGCCGGGGTCGGACCCGTGAAGATGAatatgatgaagatgacggGTTCCTCGTCGGTAGTGATGAAGAGCCCGAAGTCggtgacgatgacgatgaggaagaagaagtgctggacgaggaagaggacgcCGATGCTGAAGCTGATGAAGATACTGCCGCGCCTGAAAGGCCGGCTGCTAAACCAAGAGGTGCATCACCAGAGGCCACACCAGCAGGTGAGGCGTCATCTCGGAAGAAGAACCGTTACGttgtggatgatgaggaggaagaggaggagtgA
- the erb1 gene encoding ribosome biogenesis protein ERB1 (BUSCO:EOG092612LP;~COG:J;~EggNog:ENOG410PGWN;~InterPro:IPR036322,IPR015943,IPR019775,IPR028598, IPR001680,IPR012953,IPR017986;~PFAM:PF08145,PF00400;~go_function: GO:0005515 - protein binding [Evidence IEA];~go_process: GO:0006364 - rRNA processing [Evidence IEA];~go_process: GO:0042254 - ribosome biogenesis [Evidence IEA]) — MDASKGSKKRKAVTRDVEEEAGTFSGDSSDELSKKDLNGALSDDANDLSSDEDDSEVELVDDFSSDEEEGEGKEDIDSDEIPSDRENLVKKKSGAAVNEPAKDNDDGESSEEEQINFRIEKDANGNDRYLYDEINPDDNSELSEADEDANTIGNIPLSFYDEYPHIGYDINGKKIMRPAKGEALDALLDSIEIPKGFTGLTDPSTGKPLELSQDELELLRKVQMNEIPDEGYNPYEPTIEWFSSKQEVMPLSAAPEPKRRFVPSKHEAKRVMKIVKAIREGRILPYKAPEEREEEDPSVIKYDLWADEAENANPHMHIPAPKLPPPGYEESYHPPPEYLPDKKERRTWEETDPEDRESEFLPNDFASLRRVPGYENFVKEKFERCLDLYLAPRVRRSKLNIDPESLLPKLPSPEELKPFPTACATIFRGHKGRVRTLAIDPSGLWLATGGDDGTVRVWELLTGRQLWSVTLSEEDPVNVVRWRPGKDAVVLAAAAGDDVFLAVPPIVDPEVEQTSLEILDAGWGYAASRPAPTGADANKKNMPPQWIRPSSSLADSGVYAVIPLRYVAKSLSWHRRGDYFVTVCPGSSTPASVAIAIHTLSKHLTQYPFHRRIKGGGPPQTAHFHPSKPVLFVANQRTVRAYDLSRQLLVKIIHPGARWISSFDIHPTSSTAAGGDNLIVGSYDRRLLWHDLELSPRPYKTLRYHRKAIRCVKFHPGGRYPLFADASDDGSLQIFHGSVTGDMLSNASIVPLKVLKGHKITGELGVLEVDWHPREAWCVSAGADGTCRLWM; from the coding sequence ATGGACGCTTCAAAAGGCTCGAAGAAGCGAAAGGCCGTTACGCGCGATGTGGAGGAGGAAGCAGGAACGTTTTCTGGTGATTCTAGCGATGAATTGAGCAAGAAGGATTTGAATGGAGCGCTTTCGGACGATGCCAACGACCTTTCGAGCGATGAAGACGATTCGGAAGTGGAATTGGTTGATGACTTTAGCagcgatgaagaggagggtgaggggaaggaggataTTGATAGTGATGAGATTCCTTCCGATCGTGAAAACTTGGTGAAGAAAAAGTCTGGCGCAGCGGTCAACGAGCCGGCGAAGGACAACGACGACGGCGAATCTAGTGAGGAAGAACAAATTAACTTTCGCATTGAAAAAGACGCCAATGGAAATGATCGCTATCTCTACGACGAGATCAACCCGGACGATAACTCTGAGCTCTCCGAAGCCGACGAAGATGCAAACACCATCGGCAACATCCCCTTGTCCTTCTACGACGAGTATCCTCATATTGGGTATGACATTAACGGAAAGAAGATTATGCGTCCTGCGAAGGGCGAGGCTCTAGATGCATTGTTGGATAGTATCGAGATTCCCAAGGGCTTCACTGGTCTTACGGATCCCTCCACTGGCAAGCCGCTGGAGCTGAGCCAAGATGAGCTGGAGCTGCTGCGCAAGGTTCAGATGAATGAAATCCCCGATGAAGGTTACAACCCGTACGAACCGACGATCGAATGGTTCTCCAGCAAGCAAGAAGTTATGCCTTTAAGTGCTGCTCCCGAACCAAAACGCCGGTTCGTTCCATCGAAGCACGAAGCCAAGCGAGTGATGAAGATTGTAAAGGCGATCAGAGAGGGTCGTATTCTCCCCTACAAGGCCCCGGAGGAgcgggaggaagaggatccGAGTGTTATCAAATATGACCTGTGGGCGGACGAGGCAGAGAATGCGAATCCCCATATGCATATTCCTGCTCCTAAACTTCCTCCGCCTGGCTACGAGGAGAGTTATCACCCGCCGCCTGAGTACCTGCCTGATAAGAAGGAGCGGAGGACTTGGGAGGAAACAGACCCAGAGGATCGAGAAAGCGAATTCTTGCCCAATGACTTTGCTTCCCTCCGGCGAGTTCCTGGTTATGAGAACTTCGTTAAAGAGAAGTTCGAGCGCTGCCTGGATCTTTACTTGGCTCCTAGAGTTCGGAGAAGCAAGTTGAACATCGATCCTGAGAGCCTCCTCCCCAAGCTGCCAAGTCCGGAGGAGTTGAAGCCGTTCCCAACTGCCTGTGCCACTATTTTCAGAGGTCACAAGGGGCGCGTGCGTACCTTGGCCATCGATCCGTCCGGCCTCTGGCTTGCTACCGGTGGTGACGATGGAACTGTTCGTGTTTGGGAGCTTCTAACTGGTCGCCAACTTTGGAGCGTAACCCTGAGTGAAGAAGACCCGGTCAATGTGGTCCGGTGGAGACCTGGCAAGGATGCCGTTGTCCTTGCTGCGGCCGCGGGTGACGATGTTTTCCTTGCGGTTCCCCCTATCGTCGACCCCGAAGTCGAACAGACCAGTCTTGAGATTCTTGATGCTGGTTGGGGTTACGCAGCTTCGAGACCAGCTCCGACTGGTGCGGATgcgaacaagaagaacatgCCTCCTCAATGGATCCGCCCATCGAGCTCGCTCGCGGACTCTGGCGTGTATGCTGTTATCCCTCTTCGCTACGTTGCCAAGTCGCTCTCATGGCACCGTCGCGGCGACTACTTTGTCACAGTATGCCCGGGTTCGTCTACGCCTGCCTCTGTGGCCATCGCTATCCATACTCTCTCCAAGCATCTGACCCAATATCCCTTCCACCGCCGTATCAAGGGTGGTGGACCCCCGCAAACCGCCCACTTCCACCCATCGAAGCCGGTTCTGTTCGTCGCCAACCAACGGACAGTGCGTGCCTACGATCTCTCTCGCCAGCTCCTcgtcaagatcatccatcccGGTGCCCGCTGGATCTCTTCCTTCGATATCCATCCGACCTCCTCTACTGCTGCTGGCGGAGACAACCTTATTGTGGGATCATACGACCGTCGTCTCCTGTGGCACGATCTCGAACTCTCGCCACGCCCGTACAAGACATTGCGGTATCACCGCAAGGCTATCCGGTGCGTCAAGTTCCATCCTGGCGGCCGCTACCCTCTCTTTGCGGACGCGAGTGACGATGGCTCTCTGCAAATCTTTCACGGCAGCGTTACGGGCGACATGCTCAGCAATGCCAGTATTGTGCCGCTCAAGGTCCTGAAGGGCCACAAGATCACTGGTGAACTTGGTGTGTTAGAGGTGGATTGGCATCCGAGAGAAGCGTGGTGTGtcagtgctggtgcagatggAACATGTCGTTTGTGGATGTGA
- a CDS encoding uncharacterized protein (COG:S;~EggNog:ENOG410PSPW;~InterPro:IPR038966;~go_process: GO:0070682 - proteasome regulatory particle assembly [Evidence IEA]), which yields MSDQTNPIFTHYTFADAIKELPLSALFAKASELQNSIAHLHRSNDEMKIFITESCESEEDKREIEGYVSENEGVLVRFTERIALLKAEVERRGQQWIEVANTNGTDTNKDNTDAQPSETQPVVNGTVGNEARRDGADQETGNRDAEGQNGIYL from the coding sequence ATGTCGGACCAAACGAACCCTATATTCACCCACTATACCTTTGCAGATGCCATCAAAGAACTTCCTCTCTCCGCTCTCTTCGCCAAAGCCTCTGAGCTTCAAAACTCCATCGCCCACCTGCACCGCTCCAACGATGAAATGAAAATATTCATCACTGAATCCTGCGAATCAGAAGAAGACAAGCGCGAGATTGAAGGCTACGTATCGGAGAACGAAGGTGTTCTTGTGAGGTTCACTGAGCGCATCGCGTTGTTGAAGGCGGAAGTGGAGAGGCGGGGTCAGCAGTGGATTGAGGTTGCGAATACGAATGGGACGGATACGAATAAGGACAATACAGATGCGCAGCCATCAGAAACTCAACCCGTAGTTAACGGAACCGTTGGCAACGAGGCGCGTCGTGACGGCGCAGATCAAGAGACGGGGAATAGAGACGCAGAGGGACAAAACGGAATCTATCTGTGA
- a CDS encoding uncharacterized protein (COG:S;~EggNog:ENOG410Q22D), protein MSQETSQHDNNANHVTGEDPVPRMRIRSRRPADPMAFLFKLKRNRQAIVESQKPESVESSLSSCEDTFLISESEEEVEPLDGNEAQDKQAAEDKDKNSNNDPNGEVVSDLFKKGGPSKLQAQDSNDSTSVSAFAARVIHPWHIVDYHLYLLQIEGKKDLTARRNGVLLRDGVECRSLYYDEMFEDDTFDPDLVGPEPSVLFAALPVPEHHIKFNGAAYVLEYDWNLRTLCARHFAWVPEDLRNVECVWNEGIIIYCVPIVEMIDVMKTALEQRYRRLEFLSTNPRCTTSYVAHDDPGMELVVAYSFCQFAVDFAEALIPEETGEGIEIFKSELEEIMEEIRLTLQRASYRAWFAVREGLSMEKFSHKVHFDRYLNDLFTYNKSVEEGSLRGKKWHAPGLDTCKKIRDNDAMKRRASNERRLKDLFAPFDQDEHKEKQERAFQEMLANVDKSQADALIEKPLQAPLTPLWAELNFDEFETSPGSPVVLHSAPLQDDGLETTEYHHAPLLCLLNNVLDLVQEQPELDTLENRGRFGALLTEMGICVKDTLDLFSIAPQQGFENDNWSLVIHDEANNEDDEELTAPVCRLLPSPIFD, encoded by the coding sequence ATGAGCCAGGAGACTTCTCAACATGACAACAATGCCAATCACGTCACTGGCGAGGACCCGGTGCCTCGAATGAGGATTCGCTCTCGTCGACCTGCTGACCCCATGGCTTTTCTCTTCAAGTTGAAGAGGAACCGACAGGCCATCGTGGAGTCTCAGAAGCCAGAGTCTGTCGAGAGTAGCTTGTCCTCCTGCGAAGATACTTTCCTCATCTCTGAgagcgaggaagaggttgaACCTTTGGACGGAAACGAGGCTCAGGACAAACAGGCTGCCGAAGACAAGGACAAGAATTCGAACAATGACCCTAACGGCGAGGTGGTTAGTGACCTGTTCAAGAAAGGGGGGCCATCAAAGCTCCAAGCCCAAGATTCGAATGATTCCACCAGTGTATCAGCCTTTGCTGCACGTGTCATCCACCCTTGGCACATCGTTGACTACCACTTGTACTTGCTTCAGATCGAGGGCAAGAAAGACCTCACGGCGCGGCGTAACGGTGTTCTGTTGCGTGATGGTGTTGAATGCCGTTCCCTCTACTATGATGAGATGTTCGAAGACGACACTTTCGATCCTGACCTCGTCGGTCCTGAACCCAGTGTTCTCTTTGCAGCTTTGCCTGTCCCCGAGCACCACATTAAATTCAACGGCGCTGCGTACGTGCTCGAATACGACTGGAACTTGAGAACTCTCTGCGCTCGTCACTTTGCCTGGGTGCCTGAGGACCTGCGCAACGTTGAGTGTGTGTGGAACGAGGGCATCATCATTTACTGTGTCCCAATCGTCGAAATGATCGATGTTATGAAAACCGCCTTAGAACAACGATACCGTCGACTTGAATTTTTGAGCACCAACCCCCGCTGCACAACTTCATACGTGGCACACGACGATCCCGGTATGGAACTTGTCGTCGCGTATTCGTTCTGTCAGTTTGCCGTTGATTTCGCGGAAGCCCTCATTCCAGAGGAAACGGGCGAGGGTATTGAAATATTCAAGTCGGAATTGGAGGAAATCATGGAAGAGATCCGTCTCACCTTGCAACGTGCTTCGTATCGGGCGTGGTTTGCCGTCCGCGAAGGCCTTTCCATGGAAAAGTTCTCCCACAAAGTGCACTTCGACCGGTACCTCAACGACCTCTTCACGTACAATAAGTCGGTTGAGGAGGGAAGTCTTCGTGGCAAGAAATGGCATGCTCCCGGGCTGGACACATGCAAGAAAATTCGCGATAATGACGCTATGAAGCGTCGGGCTAGCAACGAACGCCGTCTGAAGGACCTGTTTGCCCCCTTCGATCAAGACGAACATAAAGAGAAACAGGAGAGAGCGTTTCAGGAGATGCTGGCTAATGTAGACAAAAGTCAAGCTGACGCTCTCATCGAAAAACCTCTTCAGGCCCCGTTGACGCCGCTCTGGGCCGAATTGAATTTTGACGAGTTCGAGACGAGTCCCGGGTCCCCTGTTGTCCTCCACTCGGCCCCATTGCAGGATGACGGTCTCGAAACCACCGAATACCATCACGCTCCTCTTTTATGCCTTTTGAATAACGTCCTCGACCTCGTCCAGGAACAGCCGGAGTTGGATACGTTGGAGAATCGGGGACGGTTTGGCGCCCTGCTGACTGAAATGGGAATTTGCGTGAAGGATACTTTGGATTTATTTTCTATTGCGCCGCAACAGGGTTTCGAAAACGACAATTGGAGTCTTGTGATCCACGATGAGGCCAATAAcgaagatgacgaggagCTAACTGCTCCTGTTTGTCGCCTTCTCCCGAGCCCTATCTTTGATTAG
- a CDS encoding Mob1/phocein family protein (COG:D;~EggNog:ENOG410PJTW;~InterPro:IPR005301,IPR036703;~PFAM:PF03637), with the protein MATFFQSVRQGFGRGGNNKNNTNNNTNNNAAPKSPAPLPVAQAPQISPAPNSPSLGSPLPMDSPAAYDPDAPKYFFQEKYAPLNVRGNFLTLCACPKNVELGEWLAHQIVEQYRLLHAMLQVIQEVNGATGLSICNEATCPTMSAGRLTYTWLVDGRAAKISAPKFINRVEKWIISKIHDPVMFPTEKVVNAPDTFAINEASGAAPSNPPANATAEEWIGKSSGFPPTFYKDCQGIMKQMFRCYAHLYHAHWLNPFWHINKHDILNMAFVHFVTVAKYYKLVSDKEMEPMQPLIDLFIKQQRIPPEAVGGGHWAQQTSS; encoded by the exons ATGGCGACCTTTTTCCAGAGTGT TCGCCAAGGATTTGGCAGAGGAGGTAACAACAaaaacaacaccaacaacaacaccaacaacaacgcGGCTCCCAAGTCTCCAGCTCCACTGCCTGTCGCTCAAGCTCCCCAGATTTCGCCTGCTCCTAACTCTCCGTCTCTCGGTTCACCGCTGCCAATGGACAGCCCCGCCGCATACGATCCCGATGCACCCAAATATTTCTTTCAGGAGAAGTACGCCCCTCTGAACGTAAGGGGTAACTTCTTAACTCTCTGTGCCTGTCCGAAGAATGTGGAGCTGGGAGAATGGTTGGCCCATCAGA TTGTCGAGCAGTACCGTTTGCTTCATGCGATGCTGCAGGTAATCCAAGAGGTCAATGGTGCTACTGGCCTTTCTATTTGCAATGAGGCCACCTGCCCAACCATGTCTGCGGGACG TCTGACTTACACGTGGCTTGTGGACGGTCGTGCCGCCAAGATCTCGGCTCCCAAGTTCATTAATCGTGTCGAGAAGTGGATCATCAGCAAGATCCATGATCCCGTCATGTTCCCAACGGAAAAGGTGGTTAATGCCCCAGATACCTTTGCCATCAATGAGGCCTCCGGTGCTGCCCCATCCAACCCTCCGGCGAATGCTACAGCAGAGGAGTGGATTGGCAAGTCCAGTGGCTTCCCGCCGACTTTCTACAAGGACTGTCAGGGTATCATGAAACAGATGTTCCGTTGCTACGCCCATCTCTACCATGCTCACTGGCTGAACCCTTTCTGGCATATCAACAAACATGACATCCTCAACATGGCGTTCGTCCATTTCGTGACCGTCGCCAAATACTATAAGCTCGTTTCCGACAAGGAGATGGAGCCCATGCAGCCCCTTATCGACCTATTTATCAAGCAACAGCGCATTCCGCCAGAGGCAGTTGGGGGCGGACACTGGGCGCAGCAAACATCTAGCTGA